In Pyrus communis chromosome 8, drPyrComm1.1, whole genome shotgun sequence, one genomic interval encodes:
- the LOC137741907 gene encoding exopolygalacturonase clone GBGA483-like has protein sequence MSSKFSHGITCFLFLVTIFAIKAKADDHHQDQSDHSYHIDLDVKKFGAKGDGKIDDTAAFSNAWQEACRSKKESVLTIAKGTFIVGKLEFMGPCEQSVEIEVEGTVQSSDTKSVTGGAHPNAWITFQNIKNLSIYGEGTFDSKGIDKDCPSTTSGNKCTGKPMNLLFFRVTNAEIGDITSTNGDYVHIGIFESTNVLVEDVNIYEMATALPLATITPISMSKKMHCEAGNGLGIGPLGTDQFEKSVKCVTVKNCSFGHTEGGIRIEIYHGSQKPLDISNLVFEDIIMDYTQNTPIILNQELCITPEGKGRCEKTVPSNVKKSNVSFKNVKGTTVQPTVPLSNFRAGRGHAMM, from the exons ATGAGTTCAAAATTTAGTCATGGAATTAcgtgctttttgtttttggtaacaATATTTGCCATCAAAGCCAAAGCGGATGATCATCATCAAGATCAAAGCGATCATAGCTATCATATCGATCTTGATGTAAAAAAATTCGGAGCCAAGGGTGACGGCAAGATAGATGATACTGCG GCTTTTTCAAATGCATGGCAAGAAGCATGCAGATCCAAGAAAGAGAGCGTCCTTACAATAGCAAAAGGAACATTTATAGTCGGTAAACTTGAATTTATGGGACCCTGCGAACAATCGGTGGAAATTGAGGTTGAAGGAACGGTGCAGTCTTCAGATACGAAGTCGGTAACTGGAGGTGCCCATCCAAATGCGTGGATTACTTTCCAAAATATCAAGAACTTGTCAATATATGGAGAAGGCACTTTTGATAGCAAGGGAATTGATAAGGATTGTCCTTCAACAACAAGTGGAAACAAATGCACCGGTAAACCTATG AATTTGCTTTTCTTTCGGGTCACCAATGCAGAAATCGGAGATATAACTTCGACCAATGGCGACTACGTCCACATTGGCATTTTTGAGAGCACCAACGTGTTAGTCGAAGATGTTAACATCTACGAAATGG CAACTGCATTACCATTAGCAACGATAACTCCGATATCCATGTCGAAAAAAATGCATTGCGAGGCCGGGAACGGACTTGGTATCGGACCCCTGGGTACCGATCAGTTCGAAAAATCCGTTAAGTGCGTGACCGTGAAGAACTGCAGCTTTGGGCACACTGAGGGAGGCATTCGAATCGAGATTTATCATGGTTCTCAAAAACCTTTAGATATTTCCAATTTGGTTTTTGAGGACATTATCATGGACTACACACAGAACACTCCTATAATCTTGAACCAAGAGTTATGCATTACCCCGGAAGGCAAAGGGCGTTGTGAAAAGACGGTGCCCTCGAATGTTAAGAAATCGAACGTGAGCTTCAAGAACGTCAAGGGCACGACCGTGCAGCCTACCGTACCGTTGTCAAACTTTCGTGCGGGGAGGGGGCATGCAATGATGTGA